Proteins co-encoded in one Juglans regia cultivar Chandler chromosome 16, Walnut 2.0, whole genome shotgun sequence genomic window:
- the LOC108993478 gene encoding NADH dehydrogenase [ubiquinone] 1 beta subcomplex subunit 7-like — MEVEGSSKEMIATQAEMVEARVPLPYRDQCAHLLIPLNKCRQSELYLPWKCETERHSYEKCEYELVMERMLKMQKIREEGAKLKQQQPIPLIPKTAQAS, encoded by the coding sequence ATGGAAGTGGAGGGATCTTCGAAGGAAATGATCGCAACGCAGGCTGAGATGGTGGAGGCGAGGGTCCCACTTCCATACAGAGACCAATGCGCCCACCTTCTGATCCCACTCAACAAGTGCAGGCAGTCCGAGTTATACCTACCCTGGAAGTGCGAGACCGAGCGCCACTCCTACGAGAAGTGCGAGTATGAACTCGTCATGGAGCGGATGCTCAAGATGCAGAAGATCCGTGAAGAAGGGGCCAAGTTGAAGCAGCAGCAGCCGATTCCGCTCATTCCCAAAACTGCCCAGGCTTCTTAG